Proteins from a genomic interval of Acidimicrobiales bacterium:
- a CDS encoding transposase, translating to MAGFGELERVGVEGTGSYGAPLARFLRDCGVEALEVDRPNRQERRRKGKNDTVDAIEAARAAQGQRQLGVAKTKDGNVEAIRALMVARRSARDMKIASLNQIRHLGFTAPEEIRQSLEGISRLLVAKRAAAMRPRADSDPVGYATKTALRALGRRVLELDSERRELDKLLDALLAETAPGLISLYGVGKHSAAALLVAAGDNPERIRSEPAWARLCGVSPLEASSGKITRHRLNPGGNRQANAALWHIVITRMSSDVRTIAYVERRTKDGRTKKEIIRILKRCISREIYPYIIAAV from the coding sequence ATGGCCGGCTTCGGGGAACTGGAGCGTGTCGGGGTGGAGGGCACAGGGTCGTATGGGGCGCCCCTGGCGAGATTCCTCAGGGACTGTGGGGTCGAAGCGTTGGAGGTGGACCGACCGAACCGCCAGGAGCGCCGGCGCAAGGGCAAGAACGACACGGTGGACGCGATCGAAGCAGCGAGGGCCGCGCAGGGGCAACGCCAACTCGGTGTAGCCAAGACCAAGGACGGCAACGTGGAAGCGATCCGAGCGCTGATGGTCGCCAGGCGGTCCGCCAGGGACATGAAGATCGCTTCGCTGAACCAGATCCGACATCTCGGCTTCACCGCTCCTGAGGAGATCCGCCAGTCACTAGAAGGGATTTCCCGCCTTCTGGTCGCGAAACGCGCGGCCGCGATGCGCCCCAGAGCTGACAGCGACCCGGTCGGCTATGCGACCAAGACAGCGTTGCGGGCTTTGGGACGGCGGGTCCTCGAGCTCGACTCCGAACGCAGAGAACTCGACAAGCTTCTCGACGCCCTGCTGGCCGAGACCGCTCCCGGGCTGATCAGCCTCTACGGGGTCGGCAAACACTCCGCGGCCGCGTTGTTGGTCGCTGCTGGAGACAACCCGGAGCGCATCAGGTCCGAGCCGGCATGGGCCCGGCTGTGCGGTGTCAGCCCCCTCGAAGCGTCATCGGGCAAGATCACCCGACACCGGCTCAACCCCGGCGGCAACCGCCAAGCCAACGCAGCGCTATGGCACATCGTCATAACCAGGATGAGTTCCGACGTGCGTACCATCGCCTACGTGGAGCGTCGAACCAAAGACGGGCGCACCAAGAAAGAGATCATCAGGATCCTCAAGCGCTGCATCTCGCGCGAGATCTACCCCTACATCATCGCCGCCGTCTAA
- a CDS encoding TIGR03086 family metal-binding protein, whose translation MDPIERIERATAVASEKVKGVQMADMSKPTPCSEFDVRALLNHMLGGLTMLATAAGGAQAAMPEGDQVGRDPAGSYDQRRSALLAAVGSPGALEHNWEMPFGSMAPQMMASIAFMEHLTHAWDLAKATGQDTTLPPDLVAECIQAVTPMDAMLRTPGVCGPVVDVPENASAQDKLLAFMGRNP comes from the coding sequence ATGGATCCGATCGAGCGCATCGAGCGCGCCACGGCAGTTGCTAGCGAGAAGGTCAAGGGAGTCCAGATGGCGGACATGTCGAAGCCGACTCCCTGCTCCGAGTTTGATGTGCGGGCTCTCCTCAACCACATGCTGGGTGGACTCACCATGCTGGCCACCGCGGCCGGAGGTGCCCAGGCGGCGATGCCTGAGGGAGACCAGGTTGGCCGGGACCCGGCGGGCAGCTACGACCAGCGCCGGTCCGCGCTCCTCGCCGCCGTGGGTAGCCCTGGTGCCCTTGAGCACAACTGGGAGATGCCCTTCGGATCGATGGCCCCGCAGATGATGGCGAGCATTGCATTCATGGAGCATCTAACGCACGCGTGGGACCTCGCGAAGGCGACCGGCCAGGACACCACGCTGCCTCCGGACTTGGTGGCCGAGTGCATACAGGCGGTCACCCCAATGGACGCAATGTTGCGGACTCCCGGTGTTTGCGGTCCCGTCGTCGACGTCCCCGAGAACGCCTCGGCGCAGGACAAGCTCCTCGCCTTTATGGGTCGCAACCCATAG
- a CDS encoding nickel-binding protein, with protein MPWYLDRHDAPGLTPEDVAGAHGQDVAVQDRYGVRYVTYWFDPTAGSIFCLAEGPSKDAIDAVHRDSHGLTASTIIEVEQGNMAAFLGTLPAHPVGEAYVAPGVRSILFTDICNSTAITQRLGDEGSMEIIRLHDRVVRSALERHGGREVKHTGDGIMASFSSVTASVDAALSIQADMRRRNEDAEVSIDLRIGIAAGEPITDNEDLFGAAVQLAARLCSAASPGDIAVSVAVRELCIGKRFRFEDLGPLELKGFSQPTPAFCVRR; from the coding sequence GTGCCTTGGTACCTCGACCGCCACGACGCCCCAGGGTTGACCCCGGAGGACGTGGCGGGCGCGCACGGACAGGACGTCGCTGTCCAGGACAGGTACGGGGTCCGCTACGTCACTTATTGGTTCGACCCGACCGCCGGCTCGATCTTCTGCCTCGCCGAAGGCCCTAGTAAAGACGCCATCGATGCCGTCCACCGTGACTCGCACGGATTGACGGCCTCGACCATCATCGAGGTGGAGCAGGGCAACATGGCGGCCTTCTTGGGTACGCTGCCGGCTCACCCGGTCGGCGAGGCCTACGTCGCTCCGGGAGTCCGGTCGATCCTGTTTACCGACATCTGCAACTCGACTGCGATCACTCAGCGACTCGGCGATGAAGGGTCAATGGAAATCATCCGTCTCCACGACCGAGTCGTTCGCTCGGCCCTTGAGAGACACGGGGGCCGGGAGGTGAAACACACTGGCGACGGGATCATGGCCTCGTTCTCGTCGGTCACTGCATCCGTCGATGCTGCCCTGTCAATCCAGGCAGACATGCGGCGGCGAAACGAGGATGCTGAGGTTTCCATCGATCTTCGGATCGGTATCGCTGCTGGCGAGCCCATTACTGACAACGAAGACTTGTTCGGCGCGGCCGTACAGCTGGCTGCTCGGCTGTGCTCGGCCGCCTCACCCGGCGACATAGCGGTGTCTGTGGCAGTACGGGAGCTGTGCATCGGCAAGCGGTTTCGGTTCGAGGATCTCGGCCCTTTGGAGCTCAAGGGCTTCTCCCAGCCCACACCCGCGTTCTGCGTGCGACGGTAG
- the ltrA gene encoding group II intron reverse transcriptase/maturase: MGEEPTEGSKPTKRKSFDIEKRLVFRAWEKVRANAGAPGVDAVSIDVFQERWGDILYKLWNRMSSGSYFPGPVRAVEIPKDHGAGVRVLGVPNVADRVAQTAAAMLLEDKLEPIFHPDSYGYRPGRSAQDAVETCRRRCWEHDWVIDCDIRAFFDSVPHDLLMKAVAHYTSERWVLLYIERWLKAPMQMPDGTLVPREEGTPQGSPISPVLANLFMHYALDRWMDREHPGCPFERYADDIVIHCDNQTQAENLRAKVAERLETVGLELHPDKTRIVYCKDSNRPGTSEHVSFDFLGFTFRGRLLKGPYGHFTGFVPAISSKARKAIGQKIRTWHLNRRSWADLSSLATDINPVTTGWINYYGVFYRSELRFLAWRINDHLVRWAMQKFKRFRKRYARAFDWLVRVHHHQPALFAHWQLAPPLRGRPVGAG, from the coding sequence GTGGGGGAGGAGCCGACGGAGGGATCGAAGCCTACGAAGCGGAAGTCGTTCGACATCGAAAAGCGCCTGGTCTTCCGGGCGTGGGAGAAGGTCCGGGCCAATGCTGGGGCGCCGGGCGTGGACGCCGTCAGCATCGACGTGTTTCAGGAGCGGTGGGGGGACATCCTCTACAAGCTGTGGAACCGGATGAGCTCGGGGAGTTACTTCCCGGGCCCGGTGCGGGCGGTGGAGATACCGAAAGATCATGGGGCGGGGGTCAGGGTCCTTGGTGTGCCCAACGTGGCTGACCGGGTGGCCCAGACCGCAGCAGCGATGCTGCTGGAAGACAAGCTGGAACCGATCTTCCACCCTGACAGCTACGGCTACCGCCCAGGGCGCTCCGCCCAGGACGCGGTCGAGACCTGTCGAAGGCGGTGTTGGGAGCACGACTGGGTGATCGACTGCGACATCCGGGCGTTCTTCGACTCCGTCCCCCATGACCTTCTCATGAAGGCGGTCGCTCACTACACCAGCGAAAGATGGGTGCTGCTCTACATCGAACGGTGGCTCAAAGCCCCCATGCAGATGCCGGACGGCACCCTGGTCCCCAGGGAGGAAGGAACCCCGCAAGGGTCGCCGATCTCACCGGTGTTGGCCAACCTGTTCATGCACTACGCGCTCGATCGTTGGATGGACCGGGAACACCCGGGCTGTCCGTTCGAGCGTTACGCGGATGACATCGTGATCCACTGCGACAACCAGACCCAAGCCGAAAATCTTCGGGCCAAGGTCGCCGAACGGCTCGAGACGGTTGGTCTCGAACTGCACCCCGACAAGACCCGGATCGTGTACTGCAAAGACTCGAACCGGCCCGGAACCTCGGAGCATGTCAGCTTCGACTTTCTCGGGTTCACCTTCCGGGGGCGCCTGCTCAAAGGCCCATACGGACACTTCACAGGGTTCGTGCCGGCCATAAGCAGTAAAGCACGCAAGGCGATCGGCCAGAAGATCAGGACTTGGCATCTCAACCGTCGCAGCTGGGCGGACCTCTCCAGCCTCGCTACCGACATCAACCCGGTGACCACAGGCTGGATCAACTACTACGGAGTCTTCTACCGCTCCGAGTTGCGCTTCCTCGCATGGCGCATCAACGACCACCTCGTCAGATGGGCCATGCAGAAGTTCAAACGATTCCGAAAGCGATACGCCAGAGCATTCGACTGGCTGGTTCGTGTACACCACCACCAGCCAGCCCTATTCGCTCACTGGCAACTCGCCCCACCGCTTCGAGGCCGACCCGTGGGAGCCGGATGA
- a CDS encoding nuclear transport factor 2 family protein: MSNVKTMQELYAAFGRGDIEMVLGGMDPNIEWREAENNPYQPSGEPWIGPDAIVNNLFVKLGADWDGFTVNPKEFHEAGETVVVEGRYAGTHKVTGKHLDAQMTHVWRLRDGKVTGFQQYVDTAQLREVMGEN; encoded by the coding sequence ATGAGCAACGTCAAAACCATGCAAGAGCTGTATGCAGCCTTCGGTCGTGGTGATATCGAAATGGTGCTGGGAGGCATGGATCCGAACATCGAGTGGCGGGAAGCTGAAAACAACCCCTACCAGCCCAGCGGTGAACCCTGGATAGGCCCAGACGCCATCGTGAACAACCTCTTTGTCAAGCTAGGTGCGGATTGGGATGGATTTACCGTCAACCCGAAAGAGTTTCATGAGGCGGGTGAGACGGTCGTGGTCGAAGGTCGCTACGCGGGCACCCACAAGGTGACTGGGAAGCACCTTGACGCCCAGATGACACATGTCTGGCGCCTTCGGGATGGGAAGGTGACCGGGTTCCAGCAGTACGTCGATACGGCCCAGCTTCGAGAGGTGATGGGCGAGAACTAG
- a CDS encoding phosphotransferase has product MRSLAPSVNDLLAEVDDREPFVNPDGRSSAVFERVWIAGVAHVVKYLHLDHDFTMRVSGDLSCRTVRAWAGGLLDSAGGLIDHAIVGAALGHGRNRWGAALLMRDVSAELLPAGDVVIPTADYATFLDHLAGFCAATWGWRDDPEAGPGLLPYEARWAWFGRAAIEGERVLGWPERVPQVAEEGWRRFDERAPRDLARLVDELRWDTGPLATALRETPSCFLHGDVKASNTGTAVDGRTVLIDWAYVGEGPACHELAWHLALDRSRLPMSKESSIEAFRTALEGHGVDIGGWWDRQLGLCLLGAVVQFGWEKALGDGEELAWWCDAARDGAAFL; this is encoded by the coding sequence GTGCGCAGCTTGGCTCCGTCGGTAAATGACCTATTGGCCGAGGTGGACGACCGTGAGCCGTTCGTCAATCCCGATGGCCGCTCGAGCGCCGTGTTCGAACGGGTGTGGATCGCCGGTGTGGCCCACGTCGTGAAGTATCTGCATCTGGATCACGACTTCACCATGCGTGTGTCGGGAGATCTGAGCTGCCGGACGGTGCGGGCCTGGGCTGGCGGACTACTGGATTCAGCGGGGGGCCTGATCGACCACGCCATCGTGGGCGCCGCCCTCGGGCACGGCCGCAACCGCTGGGGCGCGGCCCTGCTGATGCGCGACGTCTCAGCCGAACTGCTTCCCGCTGGCGACGTGGTGATCCCCACCGCCGACTACGCGACCTTCCTCGACCACCTCGCCGGGTTTTGCGCGGCGACGTGGGGCTGGCGCGACGATCCCGAAGCGGGGCCGGGCCTGCTGCCCTACGAAGCCCGCTGGGCGTGGTTCGGCCGTGCGGCCATCGAGGGCGAGCGCGTCCTGGGCTGGCCGGAGCGTGTACCTCAGGTAGCCGAGGAAGGGTGGCGCCGCTTCGACGAGCGTGCTCCGCGGGATCTCGCCCGTTTGGTCGATGAGCTGCGCTGGGACACGGGGCCTCTCGCAACTGCGCTCAGGGAGACACCGTCGTGCTTCTTGCACGGCGACGTAAAAGCGTCGAACACGGGCACGGCAGTCGATGGACGCACGGTGCTGATCGACTGGGCGTATGTCGGTGAGGGGCCTGCGTGTCACGAGCTGGCCTGGCACCTCGCGCTCGACCGGTCCCGGCTGCCGATGTCCAAGGAGTCGTCGATCGAGGCGTTCCGTACCGCCCTGGAGGGCCACGGTGTCGACATCGGCGGGTGGTGGGACCGCCAGCTCGGCCTGTGCCTGCTCGGAGCGGTAGTGCAGTTCGGGTGGGAAAAGGCTCTAGGCGACGGTGAAGAGCTGGCCTGGTGGTGCGACGCAGCGCGGGATGGAGCGGCCTTTCTGTGA
- a CDS encoding IS110 family transposase: MIHLGMDVSRDWIAVGVLRPEDRVADVEKIAHDEESVRRLVTRLGSPGKLWACYEAGPTGYELHRLLGRLGVRCDVIAPSLIPRAPGDKIKTDRRDAKRLARLHRAGELTPIRVPAPAEEGVRDVCRARRVAVRDLSRARNRIGSFLLRHSVVWRDGDTWTIKHRNWVATRYFDDPAVRVAFQFYLAELSTREATLEAMEAELRTWFAHDLFVDAVTRLGAYRGIEHVGALTLATEICDWRRFNTAGAFMNFCGLVPREYSSGESTWRGQLTHAGNVNVRDQLVESAWSYRYAPVLSARIKRRQQGLDPMVVARSWKAQQRLCARWRHLAGRKENRSTVAAAVARELAGFVWAEITA, translated from the coding sequence GTGATTCACCTCGGTATGGACGTCTCGAGGGATTGGATCGCTGTGGGGGTGTTGCGCCCGGAGGATCGGGTCGCGGATGTGGAGAAGATCGCCCACGATGAGGAGTCGGTCCGCCGGCTGGTGACCCGGTTGGGTTCCCCGGGGAAGCTGTGGGCGTGTTATGAGGCCGGTCCGACCGGCTACGAGTTGCACCGGCTGTTGGGCCGCCTCGGTGTGCGTTGCGATGTGATCGCCCCTTCGCTGATACCTCGGGCCCCGGGCGACAAGATCAAGACCGACCGGCGTGACGCGAAGCGGCTGGCTCGCCTGCACAGGGCTGGTGAGCTGACGCCGATTCGGGTGCCAGCGCCGGCGGAGGAAGGCGTCCGCGATGTCTGTCGGGCCCGCAGGGTTGCGGTGCGGGACCTGAGCAGGGCTCGGAACCGCATCGGGTCGTTCCTGTTGCGCCACTCGGTGGTGTGGCGTGATGGGGACACCTGGACAATCAAGCACCGAAACTGGGTGGCTACCCGCTATTTCGACGACCCCGCTGTGCGAGTGGCGTTCCAGTTCTACCTGGCCGAGTTATCAACCCGAGAGGCCACGTTGGAAGCGATGGAGGCGGAGCTGAGGACCTGGTTCGCCCACGACCTGTTTGTCGACGCGGTAACCCGCCTCGGCGCCTATAGGGGTATCGAGCACGTCGGTGCGTTGACATTGGCAACCGAGATCTGTGACTGGCGCCGGTTCAACACAGCCGGGGCGTTCATGAACTTCTGTGGGCTGGTTCCTCGCGAGTACTCCAGCGGCGAGTCGACCTGGCGGGGGCAGCTGACTCACGCCGGCAACGTCAACGTGCGCGACCAGCTGGTCGAATCCGCGTGGTCGTACCGTTACGCCCCGGTCCTATCCGCCCGCATCAAGCGCCGCCAACAAGGGCTCGACCCGATGGTGGTCGCCCGATCCTGGAAAGCCCAGCAACGCCTATGTGCCCGCTGGCGGCATCTCGCCGGACGCAAAGAAAACAGGAGCACCGTCGCCGCCGCGGTCGCCAGGGAGCTCGCCGGGTTCGTATGGGCCGAGATCACCGCATGA
- a CDS encoding nuclear transport factor 2 family protein → MSQDDVRTIRAAYEAFAKGDIPAVLSNFTPDIEWIEAEDTGLPFAGTHRGQDAVASEVFATVPENWDDFTVTPERFIDGSDAVVVISRFRGKGKGGTPLDVQSAQLFEMRDGKVARMQHFTDTAAWWRSVFAKP, encoded by the coding sequence ATGTCTCAAGATGATGTCAGGACGATCCGAGCGGCCTATGAGGCATTCGCCAAGGGTGACATTCCCGCGGTGCTGAGCAACTTCACGCCCGACATCGAGTGGATCGAAGCTGAAGATACTGGTTTACCCTTCGCCGGAACCCACCGCGGGCAGGATGCAGTTGCGAGCGAGGTGTTCGCGACTGTCCCCGAGAACTGGGATGACTTCACCGTGACACCGGAGCGGTTCATTGACGGAAGCGATGCGGTCGTAGTCATAAGTCGGTTCCGCGGGAAGGGGAAAGGTGGGACTCCCCTGGATGTGCAATCGGCGCAGCTTTTCGAGATGAGGGACGGGAAGGTCGCGCGAATGCAGCACTTCACCGACACTGCTGCCTGGTGGCGATCCGTCTTCGCGAAGCCCTAG
- a CDS encoding methyltransferase domain-containing protein — protein sequence MTTDAAAAYSVTGGAWQEGPGRIYDRLAEVLAARCPVPLKGCRVLDVGAGTGAVTRAVLGAGASGVVAIDVALGMLAYDAARRPPAVVGDAVALPFDRSTFDAAVAAFSLNHLAAPADGLREMARVTRPGGALLAAAYATDDTHPVKAAVEDALAARGWSPQPWYAALRTEVTPLMATVEGCAAAAKGAGLDARVELIRVPFPELDRSHLIDWRLGMAQHAPFLTRLSPDDRAAVSADALARLGDATEPLVRSILVLQAIRT from the coding sequence GTGACAACCGACGCAGCAGCCGCCTACTCCGTCACCGGCGGGGCATGGCAGGAGGGACCTGGACGCATCTACGACCGCCTAGCCGAAGTGCTCGCCGCCCGCTGCCCGGTTCCTCTCAAGGGATGTCGCGTGCTAGACGTGGGTGCGGGGACGGGCGCTGTGACCCGCGCCGTCCTCGGGGCCGGCGCCTCTGGGGTCGTCGCCATCGACGTGGCCTTGGGGATGCTCGCCTACGACGCCGCCCGACGTCCGCCCGCTGTCGTGGGCGACGCTGTCGCCCTGCCTTTCGACAGATCGACATTCGATGCGGCGGTGGCGGCGTTCTCCCTCAACCACCTGGCCGCTCCCGCTGACGGTCTGCGCGAGATGGCCCGTGTCACCCGACCAGGTGGCGCTCTTCTTGCCGCCGCCTACGCCACCGACGACACCCATCCGGTCAAGGCAGCCGTCGAAGATGCTCTCGCGGCGCGGGGATGGTCGCCACAGCCGTGGTACGCGGCGCTACGCACGGAGGTCACACCGCTGATGGCGACGGTCGAGGGCTGCGCCGCGGCTGCGAAGGGTGCCGGCCTCGACGCCCGTGTAGAGCTGATCCGGGTGCCGTTTCCTGAGCTCGACCGCAGCCACCTAATCGACTGGCGGCTCGGGATGGCCCAGCACGCGCCCTTCCTCACCCGGCTGTCACCCGACGATCGGGCCGCCGTTTCGGCCGATGCTCTTGCTCGCCTTGGCGACGCCACCGAACCGCTGGTGCGCTCGATCCTCGTCCTCCAAGCGATCAGGACATGA